A region of Sulfitobacter faviae DNA encodes the following proteins:
- a CDS encoding pyridoxal phosphate-dependent aminotransferase produces MDRSSRIKGVLAGGSDGWEVFHKSRAMIAAGVPVTELTIGEHDIRTAAPILQEMHRSALGGHTGYAAVPGTDALRDRIAKRAEERTGVPTTRDNVVVTPGGQAGLFAAFMAVCDPGDAALYIDPYYATYPGTLRAAGARAVAVEARADHGFLPRRADLAAAAEAAKALLINTPNNPTGVIYGRETLEEIAQVCQDHDLWLVSDEVYDTQIWEGAHLSPRALPGMEERTLVIGSMSKSHAMTGSRCGWIIGPEDIIADLIDLATHTNYGVPGFIQDASDYALDQGAAFEEEISAPFARRRALAQRVLSTQNVVRSVPSQGAMYLMLDIRATGLSGSEFADALLEDQQIAVMPGESFGAAAAGHVRVAMTIEDSAFEAALRDLCRFAEGRASRAA; encoded by the coding sequence ATGGATAGATCATCGCGCATCAAAGGGGTTCTGGCCGGAGGGTCCGACGGCTGGGAAGTGTTTCACAAATCGCGTGCGATGATCGCGGCGGGGGTGCCGGTGACCGAGCTGACCATCGGCGAGCATGACATCCGCACCGCCGCCCCGATCCTGCAAGAGATGCACCGCAGCGCGCTCGGCGGCCATACCGGCTATGCCGCCGTGCCGGGCACCGATGCCCTGCGCGACCGGATTGCAAAACGCGCCGAAGAGCGGACTGGCGTGCCGACGACCCGCGACAATGTGGTGGTCACCCCGGGCGGGCAAGCGGGGCTATTCGCGGCGTTCATGGCGGTCTGCGACCCCGGTGATGCGGCGCTTTACATCGACCCTTATTATGCCACCTACCCCGGCACCCTGCGTGCTGCCGGGGCACGGGCCGTGGCGGTCGAAGCGCGGGCCGATCACGGGTTTCTGCCCCGCAGGGCGGATCTGGCGGCAGCCGCCGAGGCCGCGAAGGCGCTGTTGATCAACACGCCCAACAACCCGACCGGCGTGATCTACGGCCGCGAAACCTTGGAAGAGATCGCGCAGGTCTGCCAAGATCACGACCTTTGGCTCGTCTCGGATGAGGTCTATGACACGCAGATTTGGGAGGGTGCACATCTCAGCCCCCGCGCCCTGCCCGGCATGGAGGAGCGGACGCTGGTCATCGGCTCCATGTCGAAATCCCACGCGATGACCGGCAGCCGCTGTGGCTGGATCATCGGGCCCGAAGACATCATCGCCGACCTGATCGACCTTGCCACCCATACCAACTACGGCGTGCCGGGATTCATTCAAGACGCGAGCGACTATGCCCTCGACCAGGGCGCCGCTTTCGAAGAGGAAATTAGCGCCCCCTTCGCCCGCCGCCGCGCGCTGGCGCAGCGGGTTTTGAGCACTCAGAACGTGGTGCGTTCGGTGCCCTCGCAAGGCGCGATGTATCTGATGCTGGATATCCGCGCCACGGGCCTCAGCGGCAGCGAATTTGCCGATGCCCTGCTTGAAGACCAGCAGATCGCGGTGATGCCGGGCGAAAGTTTCGGCGCGGCGGCGGCGGGCCATGTCCGCGTGGCCATGACGATCGAAGACAGCGCGTTTGAGGCGGCCCTGCGCGACCTCTGCCGCTTTGCCGAAGGGCGCGCCAGCCGCGCCGCGTAA
- a CDS encoding outer membrane protein has translation MKRTTTIASIALIASSAFAGAAAAGSLEDTTVEAPVFTPAPTPVAVDGDWTGFYTGLQVGQTDVDSDSGNLDGDDTSYGFHAGYDYDFGKFVLGGELDYDKTDIDLGNGAGDVDSVARAKVKAGYDFGKTLVYATAGAARADTSVGDETGPFAGLGVTYKVTDRYTVGGEVLQHKFDDVGGTGDDLDATTISLRGSMRF, from the coding sequence ATGAAACGCACGACAACCATCGCCAGCATCGCCCTGATCGCATCCAGCGCCTTCGCGGGTGCAGCAGCAGCCGGTTCGCTGGAAGACACCACCGTTGAAGCACCGGTTTTCACACCGGCGCCGACACCCGTGGCCGTTGATGGCGACTGGACAGGCTTCTACACCGGTCTTCAGGTCGGCCAGACCGACGTCGACAGCGACAGCGGCAACCTTGACGGCGACGACACGTCCTACGGTTTCCACGCCGGTTACGACTATGACTTCGGCAAATTCGTTCTGGGTGGCGAACTCGACTACGACAAGACCGACATCGATCTGGGCAACGGCGCCGGCGATGTGGACTCCGTGGCACGCGCCAAGGTCAAAGCTGGCTACGACTTCGGCAAGACACTGGTTTACGCAACAGCAGGTGCGGCCCGTGCCGACACAAGCGTTGGCGATGAAACCGGCCCCTTCGCCGGTCTGGGCGTTACCTACAAAGTGACCGACCGCTACACCGTTGGTGGCGAAGTGCTGCAGCACAAATTTGATGACGTAGGCGGCACAGGCGACGATCTGGATGCGACCACGATCTCCCTGCGCGGTTCCATGCGCTTCTAA
- a CDS encoding phospholipase D-like domain-containing protein, which translates to MSWITTHLEVVIIVILTLLAAIVILQQRRTPQSTAAWLLFIIVLPWVAVPLFLALGFRKQSSRYTPVHFLKGDTGGPPPRPVHTLDATMQYFGLPAAVHGQDLRLLGDPTAAHEAVMALIQGAEKRLDVLFYIVANDDTGRIFVDALTERAKAGVKVRLLMDRLGTLRGPTAALRRLREAGGDVRFYSPLLQLPGSGHLNLRNHRKMIIADDARVFSGGMNIGAHYLGPAALEDGWTDLAFLLEGRAVQSFGDVFRSDWGVASGEALDPAPSVAAHTGGTATVQLVPSGPDIAEDPLHDGLIRAIHLAEARIWLVTPYFVPTEALGSALTTAARRGVDVRVLVPERSNQRMADFARGAYLRDLHEAGGHVLYYQPGMIHAKAGIIDDMGLVGTANFDVRSMLLNFEVTLFVYDAASVAKLHDWFEHLSEHCAMERPPSGMFRKVAEGLFRLGAPIL; encoded by the coding sequence ATGTCTTGGATCACCACCCATCTGGAAGTCGTCATTATCGTGATCCTGACGCTGCTGGCGGCGATCGTGATCTTGCAACAACGCCGCACGCCGCAATCCACTGCCGCTTGGCTGTTGTTCATCATCGTGCTGCCTTGGGTTGCGGTGCCGCTGTTTCTGGCGCTCGGCTTTCGCAAACAATCCTCGCGCTACACGCCGGTGCATTTTTTGAAAGGTGATACCGGCGGCCCGCCGCCCCGCCCTGTGCATACGCTTGACGCGACGATGCAGTATTTCGGCCTGCCCGCCGCCGTCCATGGCCAAGACCTGCGGCTCTTGGGCGACCCCACGGCGGCCCATGAAGCGGTGATGGCGCTAATCCAAGGGGCCGAGAAACGGCTCGACGTGCTTTTTTACATCGTGGCAAATGACGACACCGGGCGCATTTTCGTCGACGCGCTAACCGAACGGGCCAAGGCGGGCGTGAAGGTTCGGCTGCTGATGGACCGTTTGGGCACCCTGCGTGGCCCGACAGCCGCCCTGCGCCGCCTGCGTGAGGCGGGCGGCGATGTGCGCTTCTACTCTCCGCTGTTGCAACTCCCGGGCTCGGGCCATTTGAACCTGCGCAACCATCGCAAAATGATCATCGCCGATGATGCGCGGGTCTTTTCCGGGGGCATGAACATTGGCGCGCATTACCTCGGGCCTGCGGCCTTGGAGGATGGCTGGACCGATCTGGCCTTTCTGCTTGAGGGGCGCGCGGTGCAGAGTTTCGGCGATGTGTTCCGCTCAGACTGGGGCGTCGCCAGCGGGGAGGCTTTGGACCCAGCCCCCTCGGTCGCGGCCCATACGGGCGGGACGGCAACGGTGCAGCTCGTGCCCTCCGGCCCTGATATCGCCGAAGACCCGCTGCATGATGGTCTGATCCGCGCGATTCATCTGGCCGAGGCACGGATTTGGCTGGTGACCCCCTATTTCGTCCCGACCGAGGCGCTCGGTTCGGCTCTGACCACTGCGGCCCGGCGGGGTGTGGATGTGCGGGTTCTGGTCCCCGAACGCTCGAACCAACGGATGGCGGATTTCGCGCGGGGCGCCTATCTGCGCGATCTGCATGAGGCGGGCGGCCATGTGCTCTATTACCAGCCCGGAATGATCCACGCCAAAGCCGGGATCATCGACGATATGGGGCTGGTGGGCACGGCCAATTTCGACGTGCGCAGCATGTTGCTGAATTTCGAGGTCACGCTTTTCGTCTATGACGCGGCCTCTGTCGCAAAACTGCATGACTGGTTCGAACATCTCTCGGAGCATTGCGCCATGGAAAGACCGCCTAGCGGGATGTTCCGCAAGGTGGCCGAAGGGCTGTTTCGTTTGGGAGCGCCCATCCTATGA
- a CDS encoding endonuclease/exonuclease/phosphatase family protein: protein MIPAVAPQSLRIVSYNIRKAMGTDRRRDPERIMRIIRSLHADVVVLQEADRRRAPRPSALPLDRVEAVTGLRPVPTPSDVSIGWHGNAVLVRPSAKIDRVAHLTLPGVEPRGAMVADLHIGARQLRVIASHLGLLRPSRKEQLSAMIAHLDACAACPTLIAGDLNEWSQKVGLGRLAKRFTIHAPGKSYHARMPVAFLDRIALDQHLTVRQGGVIETAQTRRASDHLPIWLDVAHR, encoded by the coding sequence ATGATCCCCGCCGTCGCCCCGCAATCGCTGCGCATCGTCAGCTATAACATCCGCAAGGCCATGGGCACCGACCGGCGCCGGGACCCTGAGCGGATCATGCGGATCATCCGCAGCCTGCACGCCGATGTGGTGGTGCTGCAAGAGGCCGACCGCCGCCGCGCGCCGCGCCCCTCGGCCCTTCCACTCGACCGGGTTGAAGCGGTGACGGGCCTGCGCCCTGTGCCCACGCCGAGCGACGTCAGCATCGGCTGGCACGGCAATGCCGTTCTGGTCCGCCCCTCGGCCAAGATCGACCGGGTGGCGCATCTGACCCTGCCGGGGGTGGAGCCGCGCGGCGCCATGGTGGCCGACCTGCATATCGGCGCGCGTCAATTGCGAGTGATCGCCTCGCATCTCGGTCTGCTGCGTCCGTCGCGCAAGGAACAACTGAGCGCGATGATCGCCCATCTCGATGCCTGTGCCGCCTGCCCGACGTTGATCGCGGGCGATCTGAACGAATGGTCGCAAAAGGTGGGGCTCGGGCGTCTGGCGAAACGGTTCACCATCCATGCGCCGGGCAAGAGCTATCACGCGCGGATGCCCGTGGCCTTTCTAGATCGCATCGCCTTGGACCAGCATCTTACCGTGCGCCAAGGCGGCGTGATCGAGACAGCCCAGACCCGCCGGGCCTCGGACCATCTGCCGATCTGGCTCGACGTGGCGCATCGCTAG
- a CDS encoding DUF192 domain-containing protein, protein MAGAALAGLLLTGAAVAEVCRVDSVTLRGDWGKARFSVEVADDTAERAKGLMHRRSLPLSAGMLFIYERPQPLNFWMRNTLIPLDLLFIDARGVVQKIHHSAKPLDETPIRGGDDLLAVLEINGGLSKRLGITEGSEIRHPAFAGNAPAWPC, encoded by the coding sequence ATGGCAGGGGCGGCACTGGCTGGTCTGCTGCTGACCGGCGCGGCGGTGGCCGAGGTTTGCCGTGTCGATTCCGTGACGCTCCGCGGCGATTGGGGGAAGGCCCGCTTCTCTGTCGAAGTGGCCGATGACACGGCGGAACGCGCCAAGGGGCTGATGCACCGGCGTTCGCTGCCCCTGAGCGCGGGCATGCTCTTTATCTACGAAAGACCTCAGCCCCTGAATTTCTGGATGCGCAACACGTTGATCCCACTGGACCTGCTGTTCATCGACGCAAGGGGCGTGGTGCAGAAGATCCACCACTCCGCCAAACCGCTGGACGAAACACCGATCCGGGGCGGCGACGATTTGCTGGCGGTGCTGGAGATTAACGGTGGCTTGTCAAAACGCCTTGGCATCACCGAAGGCAGCGAAATCCGCCATCCGGCCTTTGCCGGGAACGCTCCGGCTTGGCCCTGCTAA
- a CDS encoding cold shock domain-containing protein: MKDVSETQAEPAAIDDPLEGVVKWFDPVKGFGFVVADAGGADILLHVNVLRNYGQSSVADGARVAVRVQQTERGAQAVEVLSVEAPSELPAAVVEFAGFDPEQLATAEFEPARVKWFDKAKGFGFANVFGCAEDVFLHIDVLRQSGLCDLQPGEALAMRVIVGDRGHLAAEVSSWDAVIDG; encoded by the coding sequence ATGAAAGATGTGTCTGAAACCCAAGCGGAACCAGCGGCGATAGATGACCCCCTCGAAGGCGTGGTCAAATGGTTCGACCCGGTCAAGGGCTTCGGCTTTGTCGTCGCGGATGCAGGCGGGGCGGACATCCTGCTGCACGTCAATGTCCTGCGCAATTACGGCCAAAGCTCTGTCGCGGATGGGGCGCGGGTGGCGGTGCGCGTCCAACAGACCGAGCGCGGGGCGCAGGCGGTCGAAGTGCTCTCTGTCGAGGCGCCCAGTGAATTGCCTGCCGCCGTGGTGGAATTCGCCGGTTTCGACCCCGAGCAGCTGGCCACCGCCGAATTTGAGCCCGCCCGTGTCAAATGGTTCGACAAGGCCAAGGGATTCGGGTTTGCAAATGTCTTTGGCTGCGCGGAAGATGTGTTTCTGCATATCGACGTGCTGCGCCAATCCGGACTTTGTGATTTGCAACCGGGCGAAGCACTTGCCATGCGTGTGATTGTTGGCGATCGGGGCCATCTGGCGGCGGAGGTAAGCTCATGGGACGCGGTGATAGACGGCTAA
- the pdxH gene encoding pyridoxamine 5'-phosphate oxidase, which yields METRTGIFAGDDPFAIAQRWLSEAEATEPNDPNAIALSTVDSQGLPNARMVLLKEIEPEAFVFYTNYESQKAQELDGAGKAAFVMHWKSLRRQVRVRGLISREDGPQADAYYASRSLKSRLGAWASRQSQPLSGRGALMAEVAKVTAQKGVNPERPPFWGGYRITPLEIEFWADGEFRLHDRFQWRRADVAAPWAVTRLNP from the coding sequence ATGGAGACGCGGACTGGTATTTTTGCGGGGGATGATCCCTTTGCAATTGCGCAGCGTTGGCTTTCCGAAGCAGAGGCGACCGAGCCTAATGATCCCAATGCCATCGCGCTCAGCACGGTAGATTCGCAAGGGCTGCCCAACGCCCGCATGGTGCTGCTGAAAGAGATCGAGCCGGAGGCTTTTGTCTTTTACACCAATTACGAAAGCCAGAAGGCGCAGGAACTGGACGGCGCGGGCAAGGCGGCCTTTGTCATGCATTGGAAATCCCTGCGCCGTCAGGTGCGGGTGCGCGGCTTGATCAGCCGAGAGGACGGGCCGCAGGCCGATGCCTATTACGCCTCGCGCTCGCTCAAAAGCCGTCTGGGGGCTTGGGCCTCGCGCCAATCTCAGCCGCTCTCAGGCCGCGGTGCGCTGATGGCCGAGGTGGCCAAGGTGACGGCGCAGAAGGGGGTGAACCCTGAGCGTCCCCCGTTCTGGGGCGGCTACCGGATCACCCCGCTGGAAATCGAATTCTGGGCCGATGGCGAGTTTCGCCTGCATGACCGTTTCCAATGGCGGCGCGCAGATGTCGCGGCACCCTGGGCCGTGACCCGGCTCAACCCCTGA
- the fabI gene encoding enoyl-ACP reductase FabI: MGNELMQGKRGLIMGLANDKSIAWGVAKALADAGAELAFSYQGEALKKRVGPLAEQLGSDIVLPCDVGDEASIDALFESLKERWGELDFIVHAIGFSDKGELRGRYVDTSRGNFAMSMDISVYSFTAVMQRAEKMMSPGASALTLTYYGAEKVMPHYNVMGVAKAALEASVKYLAEDLGKDGIRVNAISAGPIKTLAASGIGDFRYIMKWNEYNSPLRRNVTTEDVGKAALFLLSDLGSGTTGENLHVDAGYHVVGMKAVDAPDMSKE, from the coding sequence ATGGGAAACGAACTGATGCAGGGCAAGCGCGGGCTCATCATGGGGCTGGCGAATGACAAATCCATCGCATGGGGCGTGGCCAAGGCGCTGGCCGATGCGGGGGCGGAGCTTGCTTTTTCCTACCAAGGCGAAGCGCTGAAGAAACGCGTCGGCCCGCTGGCCGAGCAGCTTGGCAGCGACATCGTTCTGCCCTGCGACGTGGGCGATGAAGCATCGATCGACGCGCTTTTCGAAAGCCTGAAAGAACGTTGGGGTGAGCTGGATTTCATCGTTCACGCCATCGGCTTTTCCGACAAGGGCGAGCTGCGTGGCCGCTACGTCGACACCAGCCGCGGCAATTTCGCCATGTCGATGGACATCTCCGTCTACTCCTTCACCGCTGTGATGCAGCGCGCCGAGAAGATGATGTCGCCCGGGGCCAGCGCGCTGACGCTGACCTATTACGGCGCCGAGAAGGTGATGCCGCATTACAATGTCATGGGTGTGGCCAAGGCGGCGCTGGAGGCGAGTGTTAAATACCTCGCCGAGGATCTGGGCAAGGACGGCATCCGCGTCAACGCGATCTCGGCGGGGCCGATCAAGACGCTGGCGGCTTCCGGCATCGGCGATTTCCGCTACATCATGAAATGGAACGAGTACAACTCGCCCCTGCGCCGCAACGTGACCACCGAGGACGTGGGCAAGGCCGCGCTGTTTTTGCTGTCGGATCTGGGCAGCGGCACCACGGGCGAGAACCTGCATGTCGACGCGGGCTATCACGTCGTCGGCATGAAGGCGGTTGACGCGCCCGACATGTCCAAGGAATAA
- the gpt gene encoding xanthine phosphoribosyltransferase, with protein sequence MTKSKDASRLPHEKGFHISWDQIHRDSRALAWRLDGLGPDDGAWRAVVAITRGGMAPAMIVARELDIRTVDTISVMSYHSGGGAADQRREAKVLKSPDAEMMGDGTGILIVDDLVDSGKTIELVRELYPQAHFATVYAKPEGEPQVDTFITGVSQDTWIFFPWDMALQYVEPYRGKD encoded by the coding sequence ATGACCAAATCCAAGGACGCCTCGCGCCTGCCCCATGAAAAGGGCTTTCACATCTCCTGGGATCAGATCCACCGCGACAGCCGCGCGCTGGCGTGGCGGCTCGACGGTCTGGGCCCCGACGATGGCGCTTGGCGTGCCGTGGTGGCGATCACCCGCGGCGGCATGGCGCCCGCGATGATCGTCGCGCGCGAACTCGACATCCGCACCGTCGATACGATCTCGGTCATGTCCTACCACTCGGGCGGCGGGGCCGCCGACCAGCGCCGCGAGGCGAAGGTGCTGAAATCCCCCGACGCCGAGATGATGGGCGACGGCACCGGCATCCTGATCGTCGATGATCTGGTCGACAGCGGCAAGACCATCGAACTGGTACGCGAACTCTACCCGCAGGCGCATTTCGCCACCGTCTATGCCAAGCCCGAGGGCGAGCCGCAGGTCGATACCTTCATCACCGGCGTGAGCCAGGACACATGGATCTTCTTCCCATGGGACATGGCCCTGCAATATGTCGAACCCTACCGCGGCAAGGACTGA
- a CDS encoding aminotransferase, translating into MEARRWLDGVDFPPDRPLINVSQAAPVDPPPEGLRRAMAEVTLNNDEAHLYGPVLGLPELRAELARQTAEKYAGVVTDEQVCITSGCNQAFAAAIATLCGEGDEVIIPTPWYFNHKMWLDMSGVTAVPLPVEADMLPDPEKAAASITPRTRAIALVTPNNPGGVEYPAALVQEFFELARRHGIALILDETYRDFHSRPGAPHALFRDPDWHDTLIHLYSFSKAYRLTGHRVGALIASRKRLAEVEKFLDTVAICPAQIGQHGALWGMQNLSAWLAEEREEILSRRAAIADLMPKLEPLGWELLGLGGYFAYMRHPFSVSSADLARDLVRDAGVLCLPGTMFQPEGDARGESQLRIAFANLDAAGLKVLFDRLAALPRNA; encoded by the coding sequence ATGGAGGCGCGGCGCTGGCTCGACGGGGTCGACTTCCCGCCCGACCGACCGCTGATCAATGTCAGCCAAGCCGCGCCCGTCGATCCGCCCCCCGAAGGGCTACGCCGGGCGATGGCCGAGGTCACGCTGAACAACGATGAGGCGCATCTCTACGGGCCGGTACTTGGCCTGCCCGAATTGCGCGCCGAACTGGCGCGGCAGACGGCCGAGAAATACGCGGGCGTGGTGACCGACGAACAGGTCTGCATCACCTCCGGCTGCAACCAAGCCTTTGCCGCCGCCATCGCCACGCTCTGCGGCGAGGGCGACGAGGTCATCATCCCGACGCCGTGGTACTTCAATCACAAGATGTGGCTCGACATGAGCGGCGTCACCGCGGTGCCGCTGCCCGTCGAGGCCGACATGCTGCCCGACCCCGAGAAGGCCGCGGCATCCATCACCCCGCGCACCCGGGCCATCGCGCTGGTCACGCCCAACAACCCCGGCGGCGTGGAATATCCCGCGGCGCTGGTGCAGGAGTTCTTCGAACTGGCCCGTCGCCACGGCATTGCGCTGATCCTTGATGAGACCTACCGCGACTTCCACAGCCGCCCCGGCGCGCCACACGCGCTGTTCCGCGACCCCGATTGGCATGACACGCTCATCCACCTCTATTCCTTCTCCAAGGCCTACCGTCTGACCGGCCACCGCGTCGGCGCGCTGATCGCCAGCCGCAAGCGTCTGGCCGAGGTCGAGAAATTCCTCGACACCGTCGCCATCTGCCCCGCGCAGATCGGCCAACACGGCGCGCTTTGGGGGATGCAGAACCTCAGCGCATGGCTTGCCGAAGAACGCGAGGAAATCCTGTCGCGCCGCGCGGCCATTGCCGACCTGATGCCCAAGCTCGAACCGCTGGGCTGGGAGCTTCTGGGTCTGGGCGGCTACTTCGCCTATATGCGCCACCCTTTCAGCGTTTCCTCGGCTGATCTGGCGCGCGATCTGGTGCGTGACGCAGGCGTACTCTGCCTGCCCGGCACGATGTTCCAGCCCGAGGGTGACGCCCGCGGTGAAAGCCAGTTGCGCATCGCCTTTGCCAACCTCGACGCCGCCGGTCTAAAGGTGCTTTTCGACAGGCTTGCAGCCCTGCCACGCAACGCATAG
- a CDS encoding peptidyl-prolyl cis-trans isomerase: MAKKGFSFSKTAVWALMALLILGLGGFGAINLSGNLRSIGTVGDKSISVDQYARQLQQEIRAIEAQTGESLPFARAQEMGLDRAVLQRIVRNRALDHEADEMGISIGDATLRDEIVAISAFQGIDGNFDREGYRFALQQSGMSEAEFERSIREEAARGLLQRAILGGVSMPDTYARTLVDYVAEERSFTWARLSEDDLDAPLPAATEDELRAYYDANTDDFMLPASKSITFAWLAPEDLLDEVEVPEEELRAEYDARRNEYDQPERRLVERLVFADQEAADRAAAALEVDGTTFEALVEERGLALADVDLGDVAKSDLDDAGDAVFAAESGDIVGPLPSSLGPALFRVNAILPAQHVPFEEARDELEETLAISRATRAVEARAQEIDDQLAGGATLEDLAQETKMRLGTIDWTQDSSEGIAAYGAFREAAAGLSANDFPQIDQLEDGGIFAMRLDETKDARPEPFEAARDAVEAAWRDAQIVEALTEKAESLTETLAEEEGFEAAGLTPQLGEGLTRSSYVDGTPDDFMDQVFDLDEGGVAVLPAGDSVVVLRLDAVTPAGEDDQTQALMDRLSQQLDQALAQNLFDIYSNAVMRDADPQIDQRAINAVHVNFP; encoded by the coding sequence ATGGCCAAAAAGGGCTTCAGCTTTTCGAAAACCGCCGTCTGGGCCTTGATGGCCCTTTTGATCTTGGGTCTGGGCGGCTTTGGCGCGATCAACCTCAGCGGCAATCTGCGCAGCATCGGCACCGTGGGCGACAAGTCGATCTCGGTCGATCAATATGCCCGCCAGTTGCAGCAGGAAATCCGCGCAATCGAAGCGCAGACAGGGGAGAGCCTGCCCTTTGCCCGCGCCCAAGAGATGGGGCTGGACCGGGCCGTGCTGCAACGGATCGTGCGCAACCGCGCGCTGGACCATGAGGCCGACGAAATGGGCATCTCCATCGGTGACGCCACCCTGCGCGATGAGATCGTGGCAATCTCGGCCTTCCAAGGGATCGACGGCAACTTTGACCGCGAAGGCTATCGCTTTGCCCTTCAGCAAAGCGGGATGAGCGAAGCCGAGTTCGAACGCTCGATCCGCGAAGAAGCCGCGCGTGGCCTGCTGCAACGCGCCATTCTGGGCGGCGTCTCCATGCCCGACACCTATGCCCGCACGCTGGTCGATTACGTCGCCGAAGAGCGCAGCTTCACTTGGGCACGGCTGAGCGAGGATGACCTCGACGCGCCCTTGCCCGCCGCCACCGAAGACGAATTGCGCGCCTATTACGACGCCAACACCGATGACTTCATGCTGCCCGCCAGCAAAAGCATCACCTTCGCTTGGCTCGCGCCCGAAGACCTGCTGGACGAAGTCGAAGTGCCCGAAGAAGAACTGCGCGCCGAATATGACGCCCGCCGCAACGAATACGACCAGCCCGAGCGGCGTTTGGTCGAACGTCTGGTCTTTGCCGATCAGGAGGCCGCAGATCGCGCCGCCGCAGCGCTTGAGGTCGACGGCACCACTTTCGAGGCGCTGGTCGAAGAGCGCGGCTTGGCCTTGGCGGATGTCGATCTGGGCGATGTCGCGAAATCCGATCTTGATGACGCAGGCGATGCGGTCTTTGCCGCCGAAAGCGGTGACATCGTAGGCCCGCTGCCCAGCTCGCTCGGGCCGGCCCTGTTCCGTGTGAACGCCATCCTCCCCGCGCAGCATGTGCCTTTCGAAGAGGCCCGTGACGAGCTGGAAGAGACCCTCGCCATCTCCCGCGCCACCCGCGCCGTCGAAGCCCGCGCGCAAGAGATTGACGACCAGCTTGCCGGGGGTGCCACGCTCGAAGACTTGGCCCAAGAGACCAAGATGCGCCTCGGCACCATCGACTGGACCCAAGACAGCAGCGAGGGCATCGCCGCCTATGGCGCCTTCCGCGAGGCCGCCGCGGGGCTGAGCGCCAATGACTTCCCGCAGATCGATCAACTCGAAGACGGTGGCATCTTTGCCATGCGTCTGGATGAAACCAAGGACGCGCGCCCTGAACCTTTCGAAGCGGCCCGCGACGCGGTCGAGGCCGCATGGCGCGACGCCCAGATCGTCGAGGCGCTGACGGAAAAGGCTGAGAGCCTGACCGAGACGCTGGCCGAAGAAGAGGGATTCGAGGCCGCCGGTCTCACGCCGCAGCTTGGCGAAGGGCTGACCCGCAGCTCCTATGTCGACGGCACGCCGGACGATTTCATGGATCAGGTCTTTGACCTCGACGAAGGCGGCGTGGCCGTCCTGCCCGCAGGCGATAGCGTCGTGGTTCTGCGCCTTGATGCCGTGACACCGGCAGGCGAAGACGACCAGACCCAAGCGCTGATGGACCGCCTCTCGCAGCAGTTGGATCAGGCGCTGGCTCAAAATCTTTTCGATATCTACAGCAATGCCGTCATGCGCGACGCCGATCCCCAGATCGACCAGCGCGCGATCAATGCCGTGCATGTGAACTTTCCCTGA